The following nucleotide sequence is from Anopheles stephensi strain Indian chromosome 3, UCI_ANSTEP_V1.0, whole genome shotgun sequence.
GGAAACACATGTTCGACCTTCTTTTTACTAACGTACATTCCATTCCGATCCCGTAGCACAAATCGATGTTTCGAAGTCGTTTTATATTGAAACTTATTTTGCCCCACAAAAATTTATAACATAGCTTTACAGCCGAAGCATTTGCAGTGTGACAATGACTGcttccgaaacaaaaacaaacaaacagttcTATTCTAGAATGAAATAAACGCTTGTACACGAAATGATAAAAAGGATTGCCTTTATACGATTTCTGGGCAGGGAAAGTAACGGATGCAAGctgtaaaatttgaatttaaaacgGTGGTGCGTTCATTTTGCCTGCACTGTAAAATGTCAACAAACAGACTGACAGTTGGGTTGAATACGgagaaaaaaggtaaacaaacgCATGTGTTGTCGGTAGATCGGAGCGGTAGTTAACGTGTGTTTCTTAAAGCATTGTAAACTCTGCATTTATTCTTTAAGATGTCTAAATCGCTAGTGAAAAAAGCTTTTGCACTAGCGGAACAAGATCTGCTAGCATCTtcatccaaaaacaaaacaaatggtaAATGCTGCTTCCTACGGTTCCGTCCGGTGCGCCATTTATAAGACAAGCGATTCCATTGCAGACAAAGCGACGAAACGGAAAGCAAGCGCCATGGAGCTGATACCACGACACCAGCAACTTGTAGAGTTGGTTGGAAAGAAAGGtaaaaaggtggaaaaagaTTTGATACGCCGCCGCGAGAAGCTCACCGTCACGGACGTCCGGAAACAGATCGCCAATCGGCGTGATCCTACAGAGGATAACATTAAAAAATTGCTAATGCTCACCACCTCCAACCTGGACGATGTATCGCGCGAAACGGTAAGATTGGCAGTTGGGAGTGGAATTGCCCGTGGAATTATTTTAACTTTcccggcgtttttttttttttttgctttattcgGTAGATCCTGAAACGTGCCCGCACTGGCCATTACGTATCGCGGGTACGCGTGCCAAAGGCAAACCGAAACAAATACGGCACCAAGATGGCAGAAGAGGATGAGCAAGGAGGTGTCGCCAGTGTATTTACTGAGgaagatttcgctaattttGCTAAGGAGCTTGCAACTAGCGCATTGCTGCAGAAATAAAGCCGGTTAAGGTGGTTAAATTATCTTAAATCAGGTCCGGTACCTCGTCTTCGCTCATTCGGGTCGGGTTTGCACTGTTGT
It contains:
- the LOC118509305 gene encoding uncharacterized protein LOC118509305 → MSKSLVKKAFALAEQDLLASSSKNKTNDKATKRKASAMELIPRHQQLVELVGKKGKKVEKDLIRRREKLTVTDVRKQIANRRDPTEDNIKKLLMLTTSNLDDVSRETILKRARTGHYVSRVRVPKANRNKYGTKMAEEDEQGGVASVFTEEDFANFAKELATSALLQK